One Polyangiaceae bacterium genomic window carries:
- a CDS encoding serine/threonine protein kinase: protein MFDVGDVIDDQYRLVRLIGAGGQGSVFEAEDLEIGAPFAIKVLNREFAMDVECVRRLRREARAMGMLTGTAAVQILALNHAKSGQLYLVMELLRGQDLERYINQFEARGMFIPVRMMLEVLSPVVETLEVAHGRGIVHRDIKPANIFVLDSGIRGRVRLVDFGMAKDLSSPAQLTQEGVVVGSPSYIPPEGWHGKPGMITHSADVYALGALVFRMLSGRVPFHGADLVDVIRQVARGPRPSLHAKRPDLPKIMDPWVARALAIHPQERFGSVRELWDELIAILRPDDII from the coding sequence ATGTTCGACGTCGGCGACGTCATCGACGACCAATATCGACTCGTACGACTCATTGGCGCAGGCGGTCAAGGTTCGGTATTCGAGGCTGAGGACTTGGAAATCGGGGCGCCGTTTGCCATCAAAGTCCTCAATCGAGAATTCGCGATGGATGTGGAGTGCGTGAGGCGCTTGCGGCGCGAAGCTCGCGCGATGGGAATGCTCACGGGCACGGCAGCCGTCCAAATTCTTGCCTTGAATCATGCCAAGAGTGGCCAGCTCTATCTCGTGATGGAGCTTTTGCGTGGGCAGGATCTCGAGCGTTACATCAACCAGTTCGAAGCGCGTGGGATGTTCATTCCGGTGCGCATGATGCTGGAGGTATTATCGCCGGTCGTCGAGACGCTCGAAGTGGCGCATGGGCGCGGTATCGTGCATCGAGATATCAAACCGGCCAACATTTTCGTGCTCGATTCTGGCATTCGTGGTCGTGTTCGCTTGGTCGATTTTGGAATGGCGAAGGACCTTTCGTCGCCCGCGCAGCTCACGCAAGAAGGGGTCGTCGTGGGATCGCCGTCGTACATCCCGCCTGAAGGATGGCACGGAAAGCCGGGCATGATCACGCATTCCGCTGACGTGTACGCGCTGGGCGCGCTCGTGTTTCGAATGTTATCGGGCCGGGTGCCGTTTCATGGTGCCGATTTGGTGGACGTCATTCGTCAGGTTGCTCGGGGACCGAGGCCCAGTTTGCATGCGAAACGTCCTGATTTGCCGAAGATTATGGATCCTTGGGTGGCGCGTGCGCTTGCCATTCACCCGCAAGAGCGTTTTGGTTCGGTGCGCGAATTATGGGATGAATTGATTGCGATTTTGAGGCCAGACGACATCATTTAG
- a CDS encoding imelysin family protein: MTKSTVVDRKAAWVLVPLFAGVGAITSCERIAYYSTGRNDPPPSTSTSSGTSSSGGPSLTRGALLQSVAACQLDLLASFRKAAEEFDTAAIAAKNDPTAREAARLAWTKAIDVWQQAELFQFGPAAPSNTPGGQSLRDQIYSWPLVSRCLVEQNIVSKSYENPDFGTAVLVNMRGLAAAEYLLYYGGSDNACSPSTNINASGDWAALGTDELALRKAHYASAIATSVANSARALEQAWRADGGNFIGKFLGAGSSGSVYTTEQMALNAVSDAMFYMEKPLKDLKLARPLGIMDCDAASCPEAVESRYAGRSRTHIRNNLVGFRMLLSGCDAGGNIGFDDLLTASGAGSLATKLTTNVDLAIAAADAVPQDDLAVALANDPSSVLALHAAVKSITDLLKTEFVSILDLEPPQHVEGDND, from the coding sequence GTGACAAAAAGCACCGTTGTCGATCGCAAGGCCGCCTGGGTACTCGTCCCGTTGTTTGCGGGCGTTGGCGCCATCACAAGTTGCGAGCGAATCGCTTATTACTCGACGGGCCGCAACGATCCCCCTCCCTCGACTTCGACCAGCAGCGGAACGTCATCCAGCGGAGGACCCTCTCTCACGCGAGGCGCGCTGCTCCAATCCGTCGCCGCCTGTCAACTCGACCTGCTCGCATCCTTCCGCAAAGCCGCCGAGGAATTCGACACGGCTGCAATCGCCGCAAAAAACGACCCGACTGCACGAGAAGCAGCGCGTTTGGCCTGGACGAAAGCCATTGATGTCTGGCAACAGGCCGAATTGTTTCAATTTGGCCCCGCGGCTCCAAGCAATACGCCAGGAGGTCAATCTCTCCGCGATCAAATTTATTCGTGGCCTCTCGTCAGCCGCTGCTTGGTCGAGCAAAACATCGTTTCGAAGTCCTACGAAAATCCGGATTTCGGCACGGCTGTGCTGGTCAACATGCGAGGTCTCGCCGCAGCCGAATATCTTCTCTATTATGGCGGCAGCGACAATGCGTGCAGCCCATCGACGAACATCAATGCATCCGGAGATTGGGCGGCGCTCGGCACCGACGAGCTCGCTTTGCGCAAGGCGCATTATGCCTCCGCCATCGCCACGTCGGTCGCGAATTCGGCGCGTGCGCTCGAACAAGCATGGCGCGCGGACGGCGGTAACTTCATTGGAAAGTTCCTGGGCGCTGGGTCGAGTGGTTCGGTCTACACGACCGAACAAATGGCCCTCAATGCAGTGAGCGACGCCATGTTTTACATGGAAAAGCCATTGAAGGACTTGAAGCTAGCACGACCTCTCGGGATCATGGATTGCGACGCTGCGTCGTGCCCCGAGGCCGTCGAATCTCGTTATGCCGGGCGATCGAGGACGCACATTCGCAATAACCTCGTCGGGTTTCGCATGCTCCTGAGCGGGTGCGATGCGGGCGGCAACATTGGTTTTGACGATTTGCTCACGGCCTCGGGCGCGGGGTCCCTTGCGACAAAGTTGACAACCAACGTCGACCTGGCCATTGCAGCGGCGGACGCCGTGCCTCAGGACGATTTGGCCGTAGCGCTCGCCAACGACCCCTCGAGCGTTTTGGCGCTGCACGCGGCCGTCAAGAGCATCACGGATTTGTTGAAAACTGAATTCGTATCGATCCTGGACCTCGAACCGCCACAACACGTGGAGGGCGACAATGATTGA
- a CDS encoding HTTM domain-containing protein, translating to MIEAQTSAPEGRFDKLARILLRPTDAAALAAFRFCFGMLGFVSALRFMAYGWVDQLFTQPHHFLQYWGFDWITPLSSRGMHALFVTLAVTSACVAMGFLYRAAIVTFFVAFTFVQLIDVTNYLNHYYLVSLVAFLMSFMPLHRAYSVDALLFPKHKTLTFPAWCTYLLRFQVGTVYFFAGLAKVNSDWLLHAQPLNLWLSSRTYLPVVGPLLGERWVAYAMSWAGCLFDLSIVFFLLVPKTRFFAYLVVIFFHIATKTLFPIGMFPFIMVVSALVFFSPSWPRKVLAVFGRKVQIPEVALPNVPRFTIFGKALVAVAACYCAFQVAWPLRTHLYGGNVLWHEQGMRFSWRVMLREKNGSVTYSVTNPQTGRTREVSPRQYLNSRQERDYSTQPDLILRVAHWIARDFEAREGVRPIVRVHALVSLNGRPAQLLIDPNVDLARIEDGLAKASWILPSPVDPPIHLEAVAWHHR from the coding sequence ATGATTGAAGCGCAAACTTCGGCTCCCGAGGGACGTTTCGACAAGCTTGCGCGCATTTTGCTTCGTCCCACGGACGCGGCAGCGCTCGCAGCGTTTCGCTTCTGCTTTGGAATGCTCGGATTCGTGAGCGCCCTGCGATTCATGGCGTATGGTTGGGTGGACCAACTCTTCACGCAGCCGCATCATTTCTTGCAGTATTGGGGATTCGACTGGATCACTCCCCTCTCCTCTCGAGGTATGCACGCGCTATTCGTCACGCTGGCCGTGACGAGCGCCTGCGTGGCGATGGGATTTCTTTACCGCGCGGCCATCGTCACCTTCTTCGTGGCATTCACGTTCGTCCAGCTCATCGATGTCACGAACTACCTCAATCACTACTACCTCGTGAGTCTCGTCGCGTTTCTCATGAGTTTCATGCCGCTCCATCGTGCGTATTCGGTGGACGCGCTGCTTTTCCCCAAGCATAAAACTCTGACGTTTCCAGCGTGGTGCACGTACCTCCTGCGTTTTCAAGTGGGCACGGTGTATTTCTTCGCCGGGCTCGCCAAAGTGAATTCGGATTGGCTCCTTCATGCGCAGCCGCTCAATCTATGGCTTTCGTCGCGCACATATCTTCCCGTCGTGGGACCGCTGCTCGGTGAACGCTGGGTTGCTTATGCAATGAGCTGGGCCGGATGCCTCTTCGATCTGAGCATCGTCTTCTTCCTGCTCGTGCCCAAAACGCGCTTCTTTGCGTATTTGGTCGTCATTTTCTTCCACATCGCGACGAAGACGCTCTTTCCGATCGGCATGTTCCCGTTCATCATGGTCGTCTCGGCGCTGGTGTTTTTCTCGCCGAGCTGGCCGCGCAAGGTGCTCGCCGTATTCGGCCGCAAGGTGCAAATTCCCGAAGTCGCTCTGCCAAACGTTCCGCGCTTTACGATTTTCGGAAAAGCGCTGGTCGCAGTTGCTGCTTGTTATTGTGCATTCCAGGTCGCATGGCCCTTGCGAACGCACCTTTATGGAGGCAACGTCCTTTGGCACGAGCAAGGAATGCGTTTTTCCTGGCGCGTGATGTTGCGCGAGAAAAACGGCAGCGTCACTTATTCGGTAACGAACCCGCAGACGGGCCGAACGCGCGAAGTGAGCCCGCGGCAATACTTGAACAGCCGCCAGGAGCGTGATTACTCGACGCAGCCCGACCTCATTTTGCGCGTCGCTCATTGGATTGCGCGTGATTTCGAGGCGCGTGAAGGCGTGCGCCCCATCGTTCGCGTGCACGCGCTCGTATCTCTCAATGGGCGACCTGCTCAATTGCTCATCGACCCCAATGTCGATCTCGCTCGCATCGAAGACGGACTTGCCAAGGCATCGTGGATCTTGCCCAGTCCCGTCGATCCCCCCATTCACCTCGAGGCCGTCGCATGGCACCATCGTTGA
- a CDS encoding TonB-dependent receptor, giving the protein MAPSLIRRSILPTLALLALAELASAAEDASPKPEGEAAPEAAIDVSAAPAPPADAAATEAAPPEEPKSAPEVPLDVSVVGTRVKQTSGSAHVISPKQLGRFKNDDPHKVLNSVPGVYVRGEDGFGLRPNIGIRGALSDRSKKITLMEDGVLFGPAPYSAPAAYFFPLMMRMQSVRVIKGPSAITYGPHTVGGAIDLVTAPIPSERRGFVDISVGQFMHRKVHLQQGLADDHYGILIEAAHLANDGFKQLDGGGDTGFARNEIMLKGRYVLGPVFAPISEFEIKLGYSGEISNETYLGLTDEDFRASPYRRYGASQLDRMEYHRTQFQLTHRAKLSRDVDIVSTAYRHDLHRSWRKVNGFRGASIVDVLRNPDDPRNAVFYGVLTGGIAPSTDAETLLVGPNDRRFVSQGIQSAITMRKKTGPIKHRIEYGLRFHYDSIRRLHTQDGFLVQGNELVPEGRPTETTADNDANTIAYSMHAIDAMTWGPLTVTAGARLESIRSEMDNRTTGVKDLTIQQVIVPGAGAFLALPRDIGLFAGVHQGFSPVPPGQNDIVRPEKSTNYEAGVRYSPRRFRAEIVGFYNDYRNLTNICTFSTGCVLDNLDQQSDGGTARVLGFEAYAESELEVKKGLFVPGRLSYTFTDARFLTDFQSADPIFGNVRAGDELPYVPAHQLTASIGVEMKKWGVNVSGTYTGKMREVAGQGDIPEGYATDDFFLLDASANVRILRWLTLYGVGRNLLDAAYIVSRRPYGARPGAPRWIQIGAKAEF; this is encoded by the coding sequence ATGGCACCATCGTTGATTCGACGTTCGATTCTTCCCACGCTGGCTCTTCTTGCGCTCGCCGAATTGGCGTCGGCTGCGGAAGACGCGTCGCCAAAACCCGAGGGCGAAGCAGCGCCCGAAGCAGCAATCGACGTTTCCGCTGCGCCTGCACCGCCGGCGGATGCTGCTGCGACAGAAGCGGCACCGCCGGAAGAGCCGAAATCCGCGCCTGAAGTGCCGCTCGACGTTTCCGTCGTTGGAACTCGAGTCAAACAGACCAGCGGTTCGGCGCACGTCATTTCGCCAAAACAGCTTGGCCGATTCAAGAACGACGATCCTCACAAGGTATTGAATTCGGTCCCCGGCGTGTACGTTCGTGGTGAAGATGGATTCGGATTGCGTCCGAACATTGGCATTCGCGGCGCCCTGTCCGATCGAAGCAAAAAGATCACACTGATGGAGGACGGTGTTCTTTTTGGTCCTGCACCTTATTCGGCCCCGGCGGCATATTTCTTCCCCCTGATGATGCGCATGCAATCGGTGCGGGTCATCAAAGGTCCCTCCGCAATCACGTATGGGCCGCACACCGTCGGCGGCGCCATTGACCTCGTCACGGCGCCCATTCCTTCCGAACGCCGCGGCTTCGTGGATATTTCCGTGGGTCAATTCATGCATCGCAAGGTGCACTTGCAGCAAGGGCTCGCCGACGACCATTACGGTATTCTCATCGAAGCGGCACATTTGGCCAACGACGGCTTCAAACAGCTCGATGGCGGCGGCGATACGGGGTTTGCCCGCAATGAAATCATGCTGAAAGGCCGATACGTCCTCGGCCCCGTCTTTGCTCCCATCAGCGAATTCGAGATCAAGCTGGGTTATTCCGGCGAAATCTCCAACGAAACGTACCTCGGGCTCACGGACGAAGACTTTCGCGCCAGCCCATATCGTCGTTATGGTGCAAGCCAGCTCGATCGCATGGAATATCATCGGACGCAATTCCAGCTCACGCATCGCGCGAAGCTCAGTCGAGACGTCGATATCGTCAGCACGGCTTACCGCCATGATTTGCATCGCAGTTGGCGCAAGGTGAATGGTTTTCGCGGCGCGTCGATCGTCGACGTATTGCGCAATCCGGACGATCCTCGAAACGCAGTTTTCTATGGCGTTCTCACCGGCGGCATTGCCCCGAGCACCGATGCGGAAACGTTGCTCGTCGGGCCAAACGATAGGCGTTTCGTTTCGCAGGGCATTCAAAGCGCCATCACGATGCGCAAAAAAACCGGCCCCATCAAACACCGCATCGAATACGGGCTGCGTTTTCATTACGATTCCATCAGGCGCCTCCACACACAGGACGGTTTTCTCGTCCAAGGCAACGAGCTCGTTCCGGAAGGGCGGCCGACGGAGACGACCGCCGACAATGACGCGAACACCATTGCCTATTCGATGCATGCCATCGACGCAATGACCTGGGGCCCGCTCACCGTCACCGCAGGCGCACGATTGGAATCCATTCGAAGCGAAATGGACAATCGCACGACCGGCGTAAAGGACTTGACCATCCAGCAGGTCATCGTTCCGGGTGCGGGAGCATTTCTTGCATTGCCGCGAGACATCGGCCTTTTTGCAGGCGTGCACCAAGGGTTTTCCCCCGTCCCGCCGGGGCAAAACGACATCGTCAGACCGGAAAAGAGCACCAATTACGAAGCGGGCGTCCGTTATTCGCCGCGCCGCTTCCGGGCCGAAATCGTTGGATTTTACAATGATTACCGGAACCTGACGAACATTTGCACGTTCTCCACCGGATGCGTGCTCGACAATTTGGATCAGCAATCCGATGGCGGCACGGCGCGCGTCCTGGGCTTCGAAGCGTATGCAGAAAGCGAGCTCGAAGTCAAAAAGGGTCTCTTCGTTCCGGGACGGCTTTCGTACACCTTTACGGATGCGCGATTTCTGACCGATTTTCAATCGGCGGATCCCATTTTCGGCAACGTCCGAGCAGGAGACGAGCTTCCGTACGTGCCAGCGCATCAACTGACCGCTTCCATCGGCGTCGAAATGAAGAAATGGGGCGTCAACGTTTCCGGTACGTACACGGGCAAAATGCGTGAAGTCGCCGGCCAAGGCGACATCCCCGAAGGATACGCCACCGACGACTTCTTCTTGCTCGACGCATCCGCAAATGTCCGCATCCTGCGTTGGCTCACGCTGTACGGCGTCGGTCGCAACCTACTCGACGCGGCCTATATCGTTTCGCGACGTCCCTATGGCGCACGCCCCGGCGCGCCTCGATGGATACAAATCGGCGCCAAAGCCGAATTTTGA
- a CDS encoding AAA family ATPase, with translation MTTLRSQTGSQADLVTLRKLAQDLAASRKERPTSVHLLAAIASREGQAGELLRERRLDAETLLKAGRSFDEDSPDPLARATVAARDLGKRAPFGEPNALHLLLALLADRSSAAYRALMQAGVDTARLRTAAMQLSLGVVAARRGLNAGASTGKTSKTEPSSLSTRLSQRVELDKPAAMSPPKRPLGAGVTVPLFPPPSRAPERTTAKTPSVPPAASTNPAPTHPASASPTPPVATAVPVPLSALAKPVDKDRLLGQTLAPLAARAGGVHPLALDRAKAPTLSTLGKNLTLMAALGEIDPVIGRELEIDETLDALAKKNQNSCLLIGPAGVGKTSVVRGLALRLAEEGNREPETARLLVELTVSELVAGTGTRGALAERMTTILRETRDCGRKVVLFFDEIHELFTGGLDEATAEMKLALARGELRIVGATTPEEYRKNIETDLALARRFSVQFIEEPDEDSAFLLCKQVTRTLGAHHQLTYTDEGIASAISWSMRYLPGRALPDKAISILDSAGARVRRRAGRNRVSPVGPAEIAAVVASLADIPEERLLETDRDRMLNMEKHLAESVVGHTAALGKIARVLRRNAAGIRAERPLGTFLLLGPTGVGKTETAKAIAHTLFHSADAMTRLDLSEYSEAHATARLIGAPPGYVGHEAGGQLTEAVRRRSYQVILLDEIEKAHRDVLEAFLQVFDEGRMTDGRGRRVDFTNTVIVMTSNIGAAEAMALKTERAVGFSRTTNKVSGEKLESAMLNAARSALPPELYNRIDEVLVFGPLGKTEVEEVARRLLGKLGRSLFERGIRLDVEPAVIDVLLSEGGFDEGLGARPMKRAIMRHVEAPIAEMILRGELPSGSVALLSVEDGQIVVDAIDDVQDAAEAS, from the coding sequence ATGACGACTCTCCGCTCGCAAACCGGCTCGCAGGCCGACCTCGTCACGTTGCGCAAGCTTGCGCAAGACCTCGCAGCATCGCGCAAGGAACGGCCGACGAGCGTGCATCTGCTTGCGGCCATCGCATCGCGCGAGGGTCAAGCGGGCGAGCTGCTTCGCGAGCGGAGGCTCGATGCGGAAACGCTGCTCAAGGCAGGTCGATCTTTCGATGAAGACAGTCCCGATCCGCTGGCGCGAGCCACCGTTGCGGCGCGGGATCTCGGCAAGCGAGCGCCGTTTGGCGAGCCAAACGCGCTGCATCTGTTGCTCGCGCTCTTGGCGGACCGCTCGTCCGCGGCGTATCGAGCGCTCATGCAAGCAGGCGTGGACACCGCGAGGCTGCGCACCGCCGCGATGCAACTTTCGCTCGGCGTCGTCGCTGCACGGCGTGGATTGAACGCTGGAGCGTCGACCGGAAAAACCTCGAAAACGGAACCTTCGTCATTGTCGACGCGCCTGTCTCAGCGCGTTGAGCTGGACAAACCGGCTGCAATGTCGCCCCCGAAACGGCCTTTGGGCGCTGGCGTGACCGTGCCGCTGTTTCCGCCGCCTTCACGAGCGCCAGAACGAACGACCGCGAAAACGCCTTCCGTGCCGCCTGCGGCCTCGACAAACCCGGCCCCGACGCATCCTGCATCGGCGAGCCCAACTCCGCCTGTCGCAACGGCCGTCCCCGTTCCGTTGTCCGCGCTTGCAAAACCGGTCGACAAGGATCGTCTCCTTGGACAAACCTTGGCGCCGCTTGCAGCACGCGCAGGTGGCGTGCATCCGCTGGCGCTCGATCGAGCCAAAGCGCCGACGCTTTCGACGCTCGGAAAAAACCTCACGCTCATGGCGGCGCTCGGTGAAATCGATCCGGTCATTGGGCGCGAGCTCGAAATTGACGAAACGCTCGATGCATTGGCCAAGAAAAACCAAAACAGTTGCTTGCTCATCGGCCCCGCCGGCGTTGGGAAAACTTCGGTCGTGCGGGGTCTTGCTTTGCGATTGGCGGAAGAGGGCAATCGCGAACCGGAGACGGCGCGCCTGCTCGTCGAATTGACCGTATCCGAGCTCGTCGCGGGCACGGGCACGCGCGGAGCCCTTGCGGAACGAATGACGACGATTTTGCGCGAAACTCGAGATTGCGGGCGCAAGGTCGTGCTTTTCTTCGATGAAATTCACGAGCTCTTCACGGGCGGCCTCGACGAAGCAACGGCCGAAATGAAACTGGCGCTCGCTCGCGGGGAGCTTCGTATCGTTGGAGCAACGACGCCCGAGGAATACCGCAAGAACATCGAAACGGATCTTGCGCTGGCCAGGCGATTTTCCGTGCAATTCATCGAAGAGCCGGACGAGGATTCGGCGTTCTTGCTATGCAAGCAGGTGACGCGAACGCTGGGCGCGCATCATCAATTGACGTACACCGACGAAGGCATTGCTTCGGCCATTTCGTGGTCGATGCGTTATTTGCCCGGCCGAGCCTTGCCGGACAAAGCCATTTCCATTCTGGACTCCGCGGGCGCTCGCGTGCGCCGGCGTGCGGGGCGCAATCGCGTTTCGCCCGTGGGTCCGGCGGAAATTGCAGCGGTCGTCGCGAGCTTGGCGGACATTCCGGAAGAACGCCTTTTGGAAACCGACCGCGACCGCATGCTCAATATGGAAAAACACTTGGCGGAATCGGTCGTGGGGCATACGGCAGCGCTTGGCAAAATCGCCCGCGTTCTTCGACGAAATGCGGCCGGCATTCGAGCCGAAAGGCCGCTCGGCACGTTTTTGCTGCTGGGTCCTACGGGCGTCGGAAAAACCGAAACGGCCAAAGCCATTGCGCACACGCTATTTCATTCGGCCGATGCAATGACGCGCCTGGATTTGTCCGAATACAGCGAAGCGCACGCGACGGCTCGATTGATCGGCGCTCCACCGGGGTACGTGGGCCATGAAGCGGGCGGACAATTGACGGAAGCCGTGCGACGCAGGTCGTACCAGGTCATCTTGCTCGACGAAATTGAAAAGGCTCATCGCGACGTGCTCGAAGCATTCCTGCAGGTATTCGACGAGGGGCGAATGACCGATGGACGCGGGCGCCGAGTCGATTTCACGAATACGGTCATCGTCATGACGAGCAACATTGGCGCCGCGGAAGCAATGGCGCTGAAGACCGAACGGGCCGTGGGTTTTTCTCGAACGACGAACAAGGTTTCTGGGGAAAAACTCGAATCAGCCATGCTGAATGCTGCAAGGTCGGCGCTTCCTCCGGAGCTGTACAATCGTATCGACGAAGTGCTGGTGTTCGGGCCGCTCGGAAAGACCGAAGTGGAAGAAGTTGCGCGGCGCTTGCTCGGAAAATTGGGCCGATCGCTCTTCGAACGGGGCATTCGGCTGGACGTCGAGCCAGCCGTGATCGACGTGCTCCTTTCGGAAGGTGGATTCGACGAGGGGCTTGGAGCACGCCCCATGAAACGAGCAATCATGAGGCACGTCGAAGCGCCCATTGCGGAGATGATTCTCCGTGGTGAATTGCCGTCGGGTTCGGTTGCTCTCTTGTCGGTAGAAGATGGGCAAATCGTCGTCGACGCAATCGACGACGTTCAGGATGCCGCCGAAGCGAGTTGA
- a CDS encoding methyltransferase domain-containing protein, which yields MDAMNLVGKVKHTLSAATFEVGALGYALMTRAPSWRAHCADLADRAAVKPGHRVLDLGCGPGISAFGMLDRVPDVDIVGLDLSRMMLFLAEQWQKVEPNGHRIEFVRADATQLPFGDHSFDAVTGHSFLYLLPEPERVLAEVRRVLRPGGRCAFLEPNVDTFDTLIPMEVLGKVTEDPRFVLAMTLWRFYSRTYGRFDENRFRSVYANAGLTPLACETTLSGLGLYGIAESA from the coding sequence ATGGACGCCATGAATCTCGTCGGAAAAGTCAAACACACATTGTCGGCTGCCACGTTCGAGGTAGGAGCGCTCGGTTACGCGCTCATGACCCGCGCGCCTTCGTGGCGAGCGCATTGTGCGGATTTGGCCGATCGTGCCGCCGTCAAACCTGGCCATCGGGTTCTCGACCTGGGTTGCGGTCCCGGAATAAGCGCATTCGGCATGCTGGACCGAGTGCCCGATGTCGATATCGTGGGGCTCGACCTCAGCCGCATGATGCTTTTTCTCGCGGAGCAATGGCAAAAGGTGGAGCCCAACGGTCATCGCATCGAGTTTGTCCGGGCCGATGCCACGCAATTACCCTTTGGTGATCACTCGTTCGATGCGGTCACGGGGCATAGCTTTTTGTATTTGTTGCCGGAGCCGGAGCGCGTGCTGGCGGAGGTGCGACGAGTGCTGCGCCCCGGAGGGCGATGCGCTTTTCTCGAGCCGAACGTCGACACGTTCGATACGTTGATTCCAATGGAAGTGCTCGGAAAAGTCACCGAAGACCCTCGGTTTGTCTTAGCAATGACATTGTGGCGGTTTTACTCGCGCACGTATGGGCGATTCGACGAAAATCGGTTCAGGTCCGTGTATGCCAACGCCGGACTCACGCCCCTTGCGTGTGAAACGACGCTTTCGGGGCTGGGGCTCTACGGAATTGCCGAGTCGGCTTGA
- a CDS encoding antibiotic biosynthesis monooxygenase — protein MSEIQVVAKFAIKDGNLDEFKRIVGEAMAIVREKEPETLAYDWFFDDDGSTSVAIERYSGSAALLQHLGHLGGHLAELLKLSSMTVEVYGIIPTEIAKIITPFGAKIFVPRFRKGN, from the coding sequence ATGAGCGAAATCCAAGTCGTTGCGAAATTCGCCATCAAGGACGGCAACCTCGACGAATTCAAACGTATTGTCGGCGAAGCAATGGCCATCGTTCGGGAAAAAGAACCGGAAACGCTGGCATACGATTGGTTTTTCGATGACGACGGCTCGACCAGCGTCGCCATCGAACGGTATTCGGGATCGGCGGCACTTTTGCAACATCTCGGCCACTTGGGTGGCCATCTTGCCGAGCTCTTGAAGCTCTCCAGCATGACCGTCGAAGTTTACGGCATCATACCCACCGAGATAGCCAAGATCATTACTCCATTTGGAGCAAAAATATTCGTGCCGCGGTTTCGAAAAGGGAATTGA
- a CDS encoding STAS domain-containing protein has protein sequence MTETPEEPGVAVDETRVERVLEALSLASVGAFEEAIALSGALSEDRFGALEESLLVLLRELKQTREEHDKAMSDLEASRQDLEVQLQTIERQRIAIRELSVPIIDVWDDIITLPLVGAIDSARASEMTEKLLQRISERGADYVLIDLTGVDIVDTMTAAHLVRLTHAAKLLGARCVLTGVRPEVARTLVEIGVHLGGLMTLRTLRDGLRACLAMRSADKRSLRSFKKIRRAKDQAEESGRNAAPVDDKSAATPGA, from the coding sequence ATGACGGAAACCCCGGAGGAACCCGGAGTCGCGGTAGATGAAACGCGGGTCGAGCGAGTGCTCGAGGCGTTGTCGTTGGCATCCGTAGGGGCGTTCGAAGAAGCGATCGCTCTCTCCGGCGCGCTCTCCGAGGACCGTTTCGGTGCGCTCGAAGAAAGCCTTCTGGTGCTCCTTCGCGAGCTCAAGCAAACGCGCGAAGAGCACGACAAGGCGATGAGCGATCTCGAGGCATCGCGCCAGGATCTCGAAGTGCAGCTTCAGACGATCGAGCGTCAGCGCATCGCGATCCGCGAGCTCAGCGTGCCCATCATCGACGTGTGGGACGACATCATCACGCTGCCGCTCGTGGGCGCGATCGACAGTGCACGCGCCTCGGAGATGACCGAAAAACTGCTGCAACGCATCTCGGAACGCGGTGCGGATTATGTTTTGATCGACCTCACGGGTGTCGACATCGTGGATACGATGACCGCCGCGCACCTCGTGCGTCTCACGCATGCTGCAAAGCTTCTTGGAGCGCGTTGTGTGCTCACGGGTGTGCGTCCCGAAGTGGCGCGGACGCTCGTCGAGATTGGCGTGCATCTCGGTGGTCTCATGACGCTTCGCACGTTGCGCGACGGTTTGCGAGCGTGTCTTGCGATGCGTTCGGCAGATAAGCGTTCGCTGCGTTCATTCAAGAAAATTCGGCGAGCGAAGGATCAGGCTGAAGAGAGCGGCCGAAACGCCGCACCTGTCGACGACAAATCTGCGGCGACGCCGGGCGCCTGA